A single window of Aspergillus flavus chromosome 4, complete sequence DNA harbors:
- a CDS encoding putative polyamine oxidase has protein sequence MTSRDGYQWTATTGLRQGVPSIGVISPPTNVLSTTEDWDVVVVGAGYSGLTASRDACLAGLKVLLIEARDRIGGRSWSSNIGGYPFEMGGTWLSWGQPHIWREVSRYQMRSELEPSFDFSRGVNHFELRTGSQGSSIFSHLEEDALLAGALEKFVDVDGAMGRQIIPYPHDAFHNPAARQYDDMSALDRLNALAQSLTPNERAVLESFILLCSCGTLETTSFFEFLHWWALCDYSYKGCLQHLISYKFKGGQSSFAIKFFRESLRTGRLSYAFNSPVQSINDHGDRVVVETRDGRQYSGARLISTIPLNVLSSVHFSPPLSPQRMAAANIGHVNQCVKVHAEVSCPDMRSWSGISYPFNKLAYAIGDGTTPAGNTHIVCFGGAHNHIQPEEDVKATKKAVENMSPGNMDIKRLVFHNWCKDEFAKGAWFFAPPQLLSTSLDELRSRHGNVLFANSDWAVGWRSFIDGAIEEGTRAAVTVIEELRPPPAVRSRL, from the exons ATGACTTCACGTGACGGGTACCAGTGGACTGCGACGACAGGTCTACGTCAAGGTGTACCATCTATTGGTGTTATATCGCCACCCACGAATGTACTTTCAACAACAGAGGACTGGGATGTAGTTGTTGTCGGGGCAGGATATTCGGGTCTCACGGCATCTCGAGATGCCTGTCTCGCCG GACTCAAGGTACTTCTCATCGAGGCGCGCGATCGTATTGGAGGTCGCTCCTGGTCGTCTAACATTGGCGGATATCCTTTTGAAATGGGAGGCACTTGGCTAAGTTGGGGGCAACCTCATATTTGGCGAGAGGTCTCCCGTTACCAAATGAGAAGCGAGTTGGAACCGTCCTTCGATTTCTCTCGGGGCGTGAATCACTTTGAACTGCGCACTGGCAGCCAAGGCTCATCAATATTTAGCCACTTGGAAGAG GATGCACTCCTCGCGGGTGCGTTGGAAAAGTTTGTTGATGTAGACGGCGCAATGGGGCGCCAGATCATTCCCTATCCGCACGATGCCTTCCACAACCCTGCGGCCCGGCAATATGATGACATGTCAGCTTTGGATCGTCTCAATGCGCTGGCCCAATCACTTACGCCAAATGAGCGCGCTGTATTAGAGAGCTTCATTCTGCTCTGCAGCTGTGGGACTCTGGAAACTACAAGTTTCTTTGAATTCCTTCATTGGTGGGCTTTATGTGACTACTCTTATAAGGGGTGTCTGCAGCATTTGATTTCATATAAATTCAAGGGGGGTCAATCCAGCTTCGCTATCAAATTCTTTCGTGAGTCACTGAGAACGGGACGGTTATCATACGCCTTCAACAGCCCAGTTCAGTCGATCAATGACCATGGCGACAGGGTTGTGGTAGAAACCCGCGATGGTCGCCAGTATAGTGGAGCCCGTCTAATCTCTACTATTCCATTGAACGTGCTCAGCTCCGTCCACTTTTCACCCCCTCTAAGTCCACAGCGCATGGCTGCCGCGAATATTGGCCATGTAAACCAATGCGTCAAGGTCCACGCAGAGGTCTCTTGCCCTGACATGCGGTCCTGGTCGGGGATTTCATACCCTTTTAACAAGCTTGCCTACGCCATCGGAGATGGTACCACGCCCGCGGGAAACACACACATTGTGTGCTTCGGGGGTGCACATAACCACATCCAACCCGAAGAGGATGTTAAGGCGACTAAAAAGGCGGTGGAGAACATGTCGCCTGGGAACATGGATATCAAGCGATTG GTGTTTCACAACTGGTGCAAGGATGAATTTGCCAAGGGCGCATGGTTCTTTGCGCCTCCCCAGCTTCTATCCACGTCGTTAGACGAACTTAGGAGTCGGCATGGAAACGTACTCTTTGCGAACTCTGACTGGGCAGTTGGCTGGCGCAGCTTCATCGACGGCGCTATTGAGGAGGGTACTCGGGCAGCCGTGACTGTGATAGAGGAGTTGCGACCACCCCCTGCTGTACGTTCTCGTTTGTAG